One part of the Sporosarcina ureae genome encodes these proteins:
- the pcrA gene encoding DNA helicase PcrA: MNKLSDDLLKGMNPEQARAVKTTEGPLLIMAGAGSGKTRVLTHRIAYLVVEKQVYPSNILAITFTNKAAREMRDRIDGLLGAGSGERMWVSTFHSMCVRILRKYVDRIGLSKNFTILDSADQMTAMKRVLKELNLDPKQNDPRAMLGIIGNAKNECIDAIEFRKNSDPQNPHERTLADIYDRYTKKLRQNQSMDFDDLIMMTTVLFERVPEVLEYYQNKFQYIHVDEYQDTNNAQYRLVKMLASKFRNVCVVGDSDQSIYRWRGADIGNILSFEKDYKEANVILLEQNYRSTKRILQAANEVIDNNKSRYDKKLRTDNPEGELISIYKARDEKDESQFVVQQIIELKEEMGLTLDQFAILYRTNAQSRLIEEYLLKSNLDYTIVGGTKFYDRKEIKDLLAYLRLIANNDDDLALARIINEPKRSIGATSFERMATFSLQNDRSIFDSLQEVDFMGLPKKALTETVKFHEMINGFTQMQEFLSVTELVKEVIEKSGYREMLEKEKSIEAESRLENIEEFLSVTEAFEKRSAEEEEEPTLVAFLTDLALVADIDTLDKEENTSTEKIVLMTMHAAKGLEYPVVFVLGMEENIFPHIRALADPEEMEEERRLAYVAITRAEQRLYLTCAGHRMLFGKSNFNQPSRFLNEISEELTELLADGNGMSVPFAQAPKARAKRPAVKRPAYNESGGEKMQWKPGDKASHKIWGIGTVVSVKGSADDMELDIAFPNPVGIKRLLAKFAPIEKE, from the coding sequence ATGAATAAACTATCAGATGATTTACTAAAAGGCATGAATCCTGAGCAAGCACGCGCAGTCAAGACGACGGAAGGTCCGTTGCTTATTATGGCGGGGGCGGGTTCAGGAAAGACTCGTGTATTGACACATCGAATTGCGTATTTGGTTGTGGAGAAGCAAGTGTATCCTTCGAATATATTAGCTATTACATTTACAAATAAAGCAGCACGTGAAATGCGTGATCGGATTGATGGACTGCTAGGCGCAGGCTCTGGAGAACGTATGTGGGTTTCGACATTCCACTCGATGTGTGTTCGGATTCTACGGAAGTACGTAGATCGTATTGGGTTATCCAAAAACTTTACTATTCTCGACAGTGCGGACCAAATGACCGCGATGAAACGAGTATTGAAAGAACTTAATCTAGACCCGAAACAGAATGATCCACGGGCGATGCTCGGAATTATTGGAAACGCGAAGAATGAGTGTATAGATGCAATAGAGTTCCGTAAAAATTCGGATCCACAAAACCCACATGAGCGTACATTAGCAGATATTTACGATCGTTATACTAAAAAGTTACGCCAGAATCAGTCAATGGACTTTGATGATTTGATTATGATGACAACTGTTTTGTTTGAGCGTGTTCCTGAAGTGCTGGAGTATTATCAAAATAAATTTCAGTATATTCATGTGGATGAGTACCAAGATACAAACAATGCGCAGTATCGTCTCGTCAAGATGCTTGCATCAAAATTTCGCAATGTCTGCGTAGTAGGTGACTCGGATCAGTCGATTTATCGTTGGCGTGGTGCGGACATTGGTAACATACTGTCTTTTGAAAAAGATTATAAAGAAGCGAATGTCATTCTTTTAGAGCAAAATTACCGTTCCACTAAAAGAATTTTACAAGCCGCCAATGAAGTAATCGACAATAATAAAAGTCGCTACGACAAGAAATTACGCACAGATAATCCTGAGGGCGAATTGATTTCAATATACAAAGCGCGCGATGAGAAAGATGAGTCACAATTTGTTGTCCAGCAAATCATTGAGTTAAAGGAAGAAATGGGATTAACACTTGATCAATTTGCAATACTGTACCGAACGAATGCACAGTCTCGTCTAATTGAGGAATACTTATTGAAATCTAACCTCGACTATACAATTGTCGGTGGTACAAAGTTCTATGATCGAAAAGAAATTAAAGATTTGCTGGCATATTTACGTCTGATTGCTAATAACGATGATGATTTGGCCTTAGCAAGAATCATTAATGAACCGAAACGAAGCATTGGTGCTACTTCATTTGAACGAATGGCGACATTCTCTCTTCAAAATGACCGTTCCATATTCGATTCATTACAAGAAGTTGATTTCATGGGCTTGCCTAAAAAAGCATTGACAGAAACCGTGAAATTCCATGAAATGATTAATGGATTCACGCAAATGCAAGAGTTTTTATCTGTTACGGAATTAGTAAAAGAGGTCATTGAAAAGTCCGGCTATCGCGAGATGTTGGAAAAAGAGAAATCAATCGAAGCAGAAAGCCGGCTTGAGAATATTGAAGAATTCTTATCCGTTACAGAAGCATTTGAAAAACGTTCCGCGGAAGAAGAGGAAGAACCGACACTCGTTGCATTCTTGACGGACCTGGCGCTAGTAGCTGATATCGATACGTTAGATAAAGAAGAGAACACTTCCACTGAAAAAATCGTCCTAATGACGATGCACGCAGCAAAAGGCTTGGAATATCCAGTGGTCTTTGTATTAGGCATGGAAGAAAATATCTTCCCACATATTCGAGCACTCGCTGATCCAGAAGAAATGGAAGAAGAACGAAGACTTGCTTACGTAGCGATAACGCGTGCAGAACAGCGCCTTTACCTGACGTGTGCGGGTCATAGAATGCTGTTCGGTAAGTCGAACTTCAATCAGCCATCCCGTTTCCTTAATGAAATTTCCGAAGAACTGACGGAGTTGTTGGCAGATGGCAATGGCATGAGTGTACCGTTCGCTCAAGCACCTAAAGCAAGAGCCAAACGTCCAGCAGTTAAACGCCCAGCTTACAATGAAAGCGGCGGGGAGAAAATGCAGTGGAAACCAGGTGACAAGGCGTCCCATAAAATATGGGGGATCGGAACTGTCGTTAGCGTTAAAGGTAGCGCAGATGACATGGAGTTGGATATTGCATTCCCTAATCCAGTAGGTATCAAGCGACTATTAGCTAAATTTGCACCGATTGAAAAAGAATAA